From Salvelinus fontinalis isolate EN_2023a chromosome 37, ASM2944872v1, whole genome shotgun sequence, the proteins below share one genomic window:
- the LOC129836407 gene encoding uncharacterized protein LOC129836407 yields MTLLYLLVLHAVGLAPLKPYSLSLGERLLVPSICGSAQAVLGVWAEASAHSGMYPLTMGLLPLLCVGWSHGLQLALLPSVHLTGLITVITFTSVTITVSQGVPSVEVLECLYAPLALLLHSLSLTWLAKVAENEHRRHISSHTSPFDLYFTLMVNQSLVLGFLCLLHPEGPRALGEGSWHSLLFMGYLLAILLLGALQNLLVNMAALAFSPLAAALLHTACGLTRPLYSLL; encoded by the exons ATGACTCTGTTATACTTGCTGGTCCTCCATGCCGTGGGCCTGGCACCACTGAAGccctactctctgtctctgggaGAGCGCCTGCTGGTGCCCTCTATCTGTGGGAGTGCCCAGGCTGTGCTGGGTGTGTGGGCAGAGGCCAGTGCCCACTCTGGCATGTACCCACTCACCATGGGCCTGCTGCCCCTGCTCTGTGTGGGCTGGAGCCATGGCCTACAACTGGCACTACTCCCGTCAGTCCACCTAACGGGCCTTATCACAGTCATCACTTTCACCTCTGTCACTATCACAG TGTCTCAGGGTGTCCCGTCAGTGGAGGTTCTGGAGTGTCTCTACGCCCCACTGGCCCTCCTTCTCCACAGCCTCTCTCTGACCTGGCTGGCCAAGGTGGCTGAGAACGAGCACCGGCGCCACATCAGCTCCCACACCTCGCCCTTTGACCTGTACTTCACCCTGATGGTGAACCAGAGCCTGGTGCTGGGCTTCCTGTGTCTGCTGCACCCGGAGGGCCCCCGGGCACTGGGCGAGGGTAGCTGGCATAGCCTGCTATTCATGGGGTACCTGCTGGCCATACTGCTGCTGGGAGCGCTACAGAATCTCTTGGTCAACATGGCCGCTCTGGCCTTCTCACCGCTGGCTGCAGCACTACTACACACAGCATGTGGATTAACAAGACCTTTGTACAGCCTGTTGTAG
- the LOC129835959 gene encoding serine/threonine/tyrosine-interacting-like protein 1 isoform X1 produces MGIVVSRVTNCRIEPSRKRRNALQPKNNTPYRKVNGTIKSSQCHTLTPVQRQTQGTCVCAYCCPVVCEPEVQEVLIPAFPERVSVQRGYITPQQVYNLLNAEAGHPALHDPNYILILDCRSAERYKQSHLVTARASVTVIHPDLGCLISCVQLQEFSIILLYAEEGHSPVGSVEARAASPFLQRCFFQLSDLGMDPVILLGGFAAFHTLYPFLCTSRMALLEPDRYALTIYPSEILEGELYQGSAAQASDYHILENLNITHVVNATAEYPDAFPSTLSYLRLRLSDDAQQALVEALPQAARFIAGALSSEVGGRVLVHCSMGRSRSSALTLAFLMQHQRWTLLHAIRWLKERRACTAPNVNFLLQLLTYEEQLFGRRLTSLDDIRL; encoded by the exons ATGGGCATAGTGGTGTCCAG AGTGACTAACTGTCGTATAGAACCATCCAGAAAACGCAGAAACGCCTTGCAACCTAAAAACAACACCCCCTACAGGAAGGTCAATGGTACTATCAAATCATCCCAATGTCACACACTGACTCCAGTGCAGAGACAGACCCAAG gtacatgtgtgtgtgcatactgttGTCCAGTAGTGTGTGAGCCTGAGGTGCAGGAGGTGTTAATTCCTGCCTTCCCAGAGAGGGTGAGTGTGCAGCGAGGCTACATCACCCCCCAGCAGGTATATAACCTGTTGAATGCAGAGGCTGGACATCCCGCTCTACATGATCCAAATTACATCCTCATCCTGGACTGTCGCAGTGCAGAGAG GTACAAGCAGAGTCATCTGGTTACAGCCAGGGCTAGTGTGACAGTGATCCACCCAGATCTGGGCTGTCTGATCAGCTGTGTGCAGCTCCAGGAGTTCTCTATCATATTGCTGTACGCTGAGGAGGGCCACAGCCCAG tgggcAGTGTGGAGGCTAGGGCAGCCTCCCCGTTCCTCCAGCGCTGCTTCTTCCAGCTCAGTGACCTGGGCATGGACCCTGTCATCCTCCTAGGGGGCTTTGCCGCCTTCCACAccctctaccccttcctctgCACCTCCCGCATGGCTCTTCTAGAGCCCGACAGGTACGCCCTCACCATCTACCCCTCTGAGATCCTGGAGGGGGAGCTCTACCAGGGCTCAGCTGCCCAGGCCTCTGACTACCACATCCTTGAGAACCTTAACATCACCCATGTGGTCAACGCTACGGCTGAATACCCTGATGCATTTCCCAGCACCCTCAGCTACCTTAGGCTGCGGCTGAGCGATGACGCCCAGCAGGCCTTGGTGGAGGCGCTGCCCCAGGCGGCGAGGTTCATTGCTGGGGCCCTGAGCAGCGAGGTTGGGGGTAGGGTGCTGGTGCACTGCAGCATGGGGCGGAGCCGTAGCTCGGCGCTAACGCTAGCCTTCCTAATGCAGCACCAGCGCTGGACACTGCTGCACGCCATCCGCTGgctgaaggagaggagagcatgCACGGCGCCCAACGTGAACTTCCTGCTGCAGCTGTTGACCTACGAGGAGCAGCTGTTCGGACGAAGGCTTACCTCGCTGGACGACATCCGCCTGTGA
- the LOC129835959 gene encoding serine/threonine/tyrosine-interacting-like protein 1 isoform X2, with product MGIVVSRVTNCRIEPSRKRRNALQPKNNTPYRKVNGTIKSSQCHTLTPVQRQTQERVSVQRGYITPQQVYNLLNAEAGHPALHDPNYILILDCRSAERYKQSHLVTARASVTVIHPDLGCLISCVQLQEFSIILLYAEEGHSPVGSVEARAASPFLQRCFFQLSDLGMDPVILLGGFAAFHTLYPFLCTSRMALLEPDRYALTIYPSEILEGELYQGSAAQASDYHILENLNITHVVNATAEYPDAFPSTLSYLRLRLSDDAQQALVEALPQAARFIAGALSSEVGGRVLVHCSMGRSRSSALTLAFLMQHQRWTLLHAIRWLKERRACTAPNVNFLLQLLTYEEQLFGRRLTSLDDIRL from the exons ATGGGCATAGTGGTGTCCAG AGTGACTAACTGTCGTATAGAACCATCCAGAAAACGCAGAAACGCCTTGCAACCTAAAAACAACACCCCCTACAGGAAGGTCAATGGTACTATCAAATCATCCCAATGTCACACACTGACTCCAGTGCAGAGACAGACCCAAG AGAGGGTGAGTGTGCAGCGAGGCTACATCACCCCCCAGCAGGTATATAACCTGTTGAATGCAGAGGCTGGACATCCCGCTCTACATGATCCAAATTACATCCTCATCCTGGACTGTCGCAGTGCAGAGAG GTACAAGCAGAGTCATCTGGTTACAGCCAGGGCTAGTGTGACAGTGATCCACCCAGATCTGGGCTGTCTGATCAGCTGTGTGCAGCTCCAGGAGTTCTCTATCATATTGCTGTACGCTGAGGAGGGCCACAGCCCAG tgggcAGTGTGGAGGCTAGGGCAGCCTCCCCGTTCCTCCAGCGCTGCTTCTTCCAGCTCAGTGACCTGGGCATGGACCCTGTCATCCTCCTAGGGGGCTTTGCCGCCTTCCACAccctctaccccttcctctgCACCTCCCGCATGGCTCTTCTAGAGCCCGACAGGTACGCCCTCACCATCTACCCCTCTGAGATCCTGGAGGGGGAGCTCTACCAGGGCTCAGCTGCCCAGGCCTCTGACTACCACATCCTTGAGAACCTTAACATCACCCATGTGGTCAACGCTACGGCTGAATACCCTGATGCATTTCCCAGCACCCTCAGCTACCTTAGGCTGCGGCTGAGCGATGACGCCCAGCAGGCCTTGGTGGAGGCGCTGCCCCAGGCGGCGAGGTTCATTGCTGGGGCCCTGAGCAGCGAGGTTGGGGGTAGGGTGCTGGTGCACTGCAGCATGGGGCGGAGCCGTAGCTCGGCGCTAACGCTAGCCTTCCTAATGCAGCACCAGCGCTGGACACTGCTGCACGCCATCCGCTGgctgaaggagaggagagcatgCACGGCGCCCAACGTGAACTTCCTGCTGCAGCTGTTGACCTACGAGGAGCAGCTGTTCGGACGAAGGCTTACCTCGCTGGACGACATCCGCCTGTGA